One genomic segment of Deltaproteobacteria bacterium includes these proteins:
- a CDS encoding phage-shock protein: protein MNPGNLAVLLIFGPVLIAVIGTFVLLWKWVSTKQGNQLQADEAKTMQELYQGLSRMEERIEALEAILFERQRKEERK, encoded by the coding sequence ATGAATCCAGGGAACCTCGCCGTGCTGTTGATTTTCGGGCCGGTGCTGATCGCCGTTATCGGCACGTTCGTACTCCTATGGAAATGGGTGTCTACCAAACAAGGCAACCAACTCCAAGCGGACGAAGCCAAAACGATGCAAGAACTCTATCAAGGTCTCTCGCGCATGGAGGAGCGTATCGAAGCCTTAGAAGCGATCCTCTTCGAGCGGCAGAGAAAGGAAGAACGCAAATGA
- a CDS encoding amino acid transporter produces the protein MTQSPPTSHRPARRRFQRWLLQGYHKRTAGPHAREHEHHQHPWWRVMCLTGVDYFSTLGYQPGIAFLAAGALSPLATIVLVLLTLFGALPVYSRVAAASPHGEGSISMLASRLSSWRGKLFVLCLLGFAATDFIITITLSAADATAHIIENPFFPDFLHYPVLLTLLLVAILGAVFLKGFSEAIGVAVFLVIAYLTLNCIVVGCGIIELLHHPEAFPQWREVLFASHSSPGMMVAMALLLFPKLALGLSGFETGVAVMPLVQGGGEHLSERIHNTKKLLVAAALVMSVLLISSSFVTTLLIPAAEFVKGGKANGRALAYLAHQYLGEGFGTAYDVSTIAILWFAGASAMAGLLNIVPRYLPRYGMAPEWARASRPLVLVFTAVAFAVTIIFRADVDAQGGAYATGVLMLMCSAAIAVTLAMWGTSWKQWLFALISGVFVYTTITNVIERPEGVKIASFFILATVVVSFVSRILRATELRIEGVELDAKAQQFVAEARRNNMIRVIANHPDKRDALEYRLKEREERKDNLIPTGEPVLFFEVYVEDASEFSDVLKVHGVEVSGYRVLRANSTAVPNAIAGFLLHLRDTTGKIPHIYFDWTEGNPVTYLLKYIVFGEGYTAPVTREILRRAEPNPQQRPTVHVSE, from the coding sequence ATGACACAATCGCCTCCGACTTCTCACCGTCCTGCCCGCCGTCGTTTCCAACGCTGGTTGCTCCAGGGCTATCACAAACGCACGGCGGGACCGCATGCTCGCGAGCACGAACATCACCAGCATCCTTGGTGGCGTGTCATGTGCCTCACGGGCGTCGATTATTTTTCCACACTGGGCTATCAACCCGGCATCGCGTTTCTCGCCGCCGGCGCGCTCTCCCCCCTAGCCACCATCGTCCTCGTCCTGCTGACGCTGTTCGGTGCTTTGCCGGTATATAGTCGCGTGGCGGCGGCCAGCCCGCATGGCGAAGGTTCCATCTCCATGTTGGCCAGTCGGCTTTCAAGCTGGCGTGGCAAGCTGTTCGTACTGTGTCTGTTGGGTTTTGCTGCCACGGATTTTATTATCACCATCACGCTTTCGGCAGCCGACGCGACGGCCCATATTATCGAGAATCCGTTTTTTCCCGACTTTCTTCACTACCCGGTGCTTCTGACCCTCTTGCTCGTCGCAATCCTCGGAGCGGTGTTTCTGAAAGGCTTTTCCGAAGCCATTGGCGTAGCAGTGTTTCTGGTTATCGCGTACCTCACGCTCAACTGCATCGTCGTTGGTTGCGGCATTATCGAACTGCTCCATCACCCGGAAGCCTTTCCCCAATGGCGCGAAGTGTTATTCGCCAGCCATAGCAGCCCAGGCATGATGGTGGCCATGGCGCTGCTCTTGTTTCCCAAACTGGCGCTGGGTTTGTCCGGATTTGAAACTGGAGTAGCCGTCATGCCCCTCGTGCAGGGCGGAGGAGAACATCTGAGCGAACGCATCCACAACACCAAGAAGCTGCTCGTGGCAGCAGCCCTCGTCATGAGTGTACTTTTGATCAGTAGCAGCTTCGTCACCACCTTGCTCATCCCCGCCGCAGAATTTGTCAAAGGTGGAAAAGCCAACGGACGCGCCCTCGCCTATTTGGCCCATCAGTATCTGGGAGAAGGGTTTGGCACCGCTTACGATGTCAGCACGATCGCGATCTTGTGGTTTGCCGGGGCCTCGGCCATGGCGGGCCTGTTGAACATTGTCCCACGCTATTTACCGCGCTACGGCATGGCACCAGAATGGGCCAGAGCCAGTCGTCCGCTCGTGCTGGTATTCACGGCGGTGGCCTTTGCGGTCACAATCATTTTTCGAGCGGATGTCGATGCCCAAGGCGGCGCTTATGCCACTGGCGTGTTGATGTTGATGTGTTCCGCTGCCATCGCCGTCACGCTTGCCATGTGGGGAACCAGCTGGAAACAGTGGCTTTTTGCCTTGATCTCCGGCGTCTTCGTTTACACTACCATCACGAACGTGATCGAGCGCCCGGAGGGCGTGAAAATCGCCTCCTTCTTTATTCTTGCCACGGTGGTGGTATCGTTCGTTTCACGTATCCTCCGTGCCACGGAACTCCGCATCGAAGGGGTCGAACTGGATGCCAAAGCACAGCAGTTCGTCGCCGAAGCGCGGAGAAACAACATGATCCGCGTCATCGCCAATCATCCAGATAAACGTGACGCCTTGGAGTACCGCCTCAAGGAAAGAGAAGAACGCAAGGATAACTTGATCCCGACCGGCGAGCCGGTGCTCTTTTTCGAGGTCTATGTCGAAGATGCCTCGGAGTTTTCCGACGTGCTCAAAGTGCACGGCGTCGAGGTCAGCGGCTACCGTGTGCTACGCGCGAACAGTACCGCAGTACCGAACGCCATCGCCGGCTTTCTCCTGCATCTGCGCGATACCACCGGCAAGATTCCTCACATCTACTTCGACTGGACGGAAGGCAATCCCGTCACCTATTTGCTCAAATATATCGTGTTTGGCGAAGGCTATACTGCGCCGGTCACACGCGAGATTCTCCGCCGGGCCGAACCCAATCCGCAACAGCGACCGACCGTGCATGTCAGCGAATAA
- a CDS encoding PspC domain-containing protein encodes MTRVFHQRRGSLYRSRTGAILGVCKGIARYFDLPVAGTRFFTCILLVFSGFWPVLILYFLAALLMKPEPMVPLETEEEQEFYHSYASSRPMALHRLRRTYDNLDRRLQRMEGVVTSREYDWERRLHR; translated from the coding sequence ATGACACGAGTGTTTCACCAACGACGGGGCAGCCTCTATCGTTCACGCACAGGCGCGATCTTGGGAGTGTGCAAAGGTATTGCCCGCTATTTCGATCTGCCCGTTGCCGGCACCCGCTTCTTCACCTGCATTCTGCTGGTGTTCTCTGGGTTTTGGCCGGTGCTTATCCTCTACTTCTTGGCCGCGCTGCTCATGAAGCCCGAGCCCATGGTGCCGCTGGAGACCGAGGAAGAGCAAGAGTTTTATCATTCCTATGCGAGTTCGCGCCCGATGGCGTTACATCGCTTGCGACGGACGTACGACAACCTCGACCGCCGCCTGCAACGGATGGAAGGCGTCGTCACCTCGCGCGAATACGACTGGGAGCGGCGGCTGCATCGGTAG
- the pspA gene encoding phage shock protein PspA codes for MGIFSRLSDIVNSNLNAMLDKAEDPEKLVRLMIQEMEDTLVELKASCAGVMAAKKKAQREWEETQARAQQWGDKAQLAVNKAREDLAREALLEKRRYRERADALEQELLQCDAMVEQYQADMTQLEDKLSSAREKQRLLVQRHLQAQRRKRAQQGIRRFDNSDALIRFEQFEHRIERMEAEADLVNFGRKPPLEEEFARLEGDEELEKELQALKTASAKKNDATPSAS; via the coding sequence ATGGGTATTTTTAGCCGCTTGAGTGACATCGTAAATTCAAACCTTAACGCGATGCTCGATAAAGCCGAGGACCCGGAAAAGCTCGTCAGACTGATGATCCAGGAAATGGAAGACACCCTGGTCGAGCTGAAAGCCTCATGTGCCGGAGTCATGGCCGCCAAGAAAAAAGCTCAGCGCGAATGGGAAGAGACCCAGGCCCGCGCCCAGCAGTGGGGCGACAAAGCCCAACTGGCGGTCAACAAAGCCCGTGAGGACCTTGCCCGCGAAGCGCTGCTAGAGAAACGCCGCTATCGCGAGCGTGCCGACGCCCTGGAGCAAGAGCTGTTGCAATGCGATGCGATGGTGGAACAATACCAAGCCGATATGACGCAGTTGGAAGATAAGCTGAGCAGCGCGCGGGAAAAGCAGCGGCTTCTGGTGCAGCGCCATCTGCAAGCGCAGCGACGCAAACGTGCGCAACAAGGCATCCGGCGCTTTGACAACAGCGACGCGCTGATTCGCTTCGAGCAATTCGAACACCGCATCGAACGCATGGAGGCCGAAGCCGACCTCGTGAACTTTGGACGCAAGCCGCCACTAGAGGAAGAATTTGCCCGTCTCGAGGGAGACGAGGAACTCGAAAAAGAATTGCAAGCCTTAAAGACCGCGAGCGCGAAGAAGAACGATGCTACTCCTAGCGCCTCGTAA
- a CDS encoding iron-containing redox enzyme family protein, producing MTTTGAFVEELRSYMREQEKAPLYGKSFFEGVLAGTMDRTALKKWAIQHHYRTGQHIRAFGGIFLNTGLSPLDQKIRRHIVENLIDEETVMGRGDDAHWLLSRRLAEAFGATPEELAHPRVAPAAVDYVDWVIELGRREYGLVTLAAMSIGGESRREDSLERTVKALSEKYGLSREALEFFYAHMGEAEAHGDPVYRLVQEYATTPERQEKIRAALKTWCEKFRAAQEGIFKVAMGVEDGIAAAL from the coding sequence ATGACAACGACTGGAGCATTTGTCGAGGAGCTGCGCTCTTACATGCGGGAGCAAGAGAAGGCCCCGCTTTACGGGAAAAGCTTTTTTGAGGGAGTCCTAGCCGGAACGATGGACCGCACCGCCCTCAAAAAATGGGCGATTCAGCACCACTATCGTACTGGGCAACATATTCGCGCCTTCGGCGGTATCTTCCTGAACACCGGGCTCAGTCCGTTGGATCAGAAAATCCGCCGCCATATCGTCGAGAATCTCATTGACGAAGAAACGGTCATGGGCCGTGGGGACGATGCCCACTGGTTGCTCTCGCGCCGTTTGGCGGAAGCTTTCGGTGCCACGCCAGAAGAACTGGCCCACCCGCGCGTCGCGCCAGCCGCCGTGGACTATGTCGATTGGGTGATCGAACTAGGACGACGAGAATATGGCTTGGTGACGCTGGCCGCCATGTCGATCGGTGGAGAAAGTCGCCGCGAGGATTCTCTCGAACGCACGGTCAAAGCCCTCTCGGAAAAATATGGGTTGAGCCGCGAGGCGCTCGAATTCTTCTACGCGCATATGGGCGAGGCCGAGGCGCATGGCGACCCGGTCTATCGGCTGGTCCAGGAATACGCGACGACCCCCGAGCGCCAAGAAAAGATCCGCGCCGCACTCAAAACCTGGTGCGAAAAATTCCGCGCCGCCCAAGAAGGCATCTTCAAAGTGGCCATGGGAGTAGAAGACGGCATCGCAGCCGCCTTGTGA
- a CDS encoding N-6 DNA methylase — translation MTNDTFKDIEKLETDLWEAADNLRANSKLTSSDYFMPVLGVIFLRHAANRFEAAHRQIEEEQASGKMPKRKVLPADYLRRRALWLPESARYDAIMQRAATSGADLPKLITDAMTAIEAEFEPLLGVLPKDFGIFEPKVLEDLMRLFNSERIKQATGDVFGRIYEYFLAKFSIQKAHDNGEFFTPSSIVQTIVNVIEPDHRVVFDPACGSGGMFVQSSHFIEHEGGDTAKKVVFYGQEKNRDTIRLAKMNLAVHGLEGKIAEAITYYQDEHTLAAKCDFVMANPPFNVDLVDAERIKTDPRLPFGLPGVNKGKKVSNGNYLWISYFWSYLGEKGRAGFVMSSQASSAGHGEKEVRQKIVETGDVDVMISIRSNFFYTRTVPCELWHFDRAKGSLPSPPSGERARVRGPETVLMLDARNVYRKVTRKIYDFSPEQMRNLAAIVWLYRGQRVRFLEKKRRPLIDALAELTEAHTAYQGDRTSLVDDLEAFGKATIKALPIDNDAQHAARTAFDGNAEAIRGLIKQVDLLYKLAVRIVDLGTELDSLPLPEGRGEGFDRRATAKLVKQLDEERKAAVEQLKAAVYFHRQVVWLQDRFPNAELQAVPGLVKLVDRAEIEAADWSLTPGRYVGVAPPEEDEDFDFEQTLQDIHVELADLNKEAVELAVKIQENFEELGV, via the coding sequence ATGACCAACGACACCTTCAAAGACATCGAGAAGCTCGAAACCGACCTCTGGGAGGCCGCGGACAACCTCCGCGCCAATTCCAAGCTCACCTCCAGCGACTACTTCATGCCCGTGCTGGGCGTGATCTTTCTGCGTCACGCGGCCAACCGCTTCGAGGCCGCTCATCGACAGATCGAGGAAGAACAAGCCAGCGGCAAAATGCCCAAGCGCAAGGTGCTCCCGGCCGACTACCTGCGCCGCCGCGCGCTCTGGTTGCCGGAGTCAGCCCGCTACGACGCCATCATGCAACGGGCGGCCACGAGCGGAGCCGACCTGCCCAAGCTCATCACCGACGCCATGACGGCCATCGAGGCCGAGTTCGAGCCGTTGCTCGGTGTCCTGCCCAAGGACTTCGGCATCTTCGAGCCCAAGGTGCTCGAAGATCTGATGCGCCTGTTCAACAGCGAGCGGATCAAGCAGGCCACAGGCGATGTCTTCGGTCGCATCTATGAGTACTTCCTCGCCAAGTTCTCGATCCAGAAGGCGCACGACAACGGTGAGTTTTTCACCCCGTCCTCGATCGTGCAGACCATCGTCAACGTCATCGAGCCCGATCATAGGGTGGTGTTCGACCCGGCCTGCGGATCGGGCGGCATGTTCGTGCAGTCCAGCCACTTCATCGAGCACGAGGGCGGCGACACCGCTAAGAAGGTCGTCTTCTACGGCCAAGAGAAGAACCGCGACACGATTCGGCTGGCCAAGATGAACCTCGCGGTTCACGGGCTGGAGGGGAAGATCGCCGAGGCCATCACCTACTACCAGGACGAGCACACCCTCGCGGCCAAGTGCGACTTCGTGATGGCCAATCCACCCTTCAACGTCGATCTGGTCGACGCCGAGCGCATCAAGACCGACCCGCGCCTGCCCTTCGGCCTGCCAGGCGTGAACAAGGGCAAGAAGGTCTCGAACGGCAACTACCTCTGGATCTCCTATTTCTGGAGCTACCTGGGAGAGAAGGGCCGCGCCGGCTTCGTCATGTCCTCGCAGGCGTCGAGCGCCGGCCACGGCGAGAAGGAGGTGCGGCAGAAGATCGTCGAGACGGGCGATGTGGACGTGATGATCTCCATCCGCTCGAACTTCTTCTACACCCGCACCGTCCCCTGCGAGCTGTGGCACTTCGACCGGGCGAAAGGTTCTCTTCCCTCGCCCCCATCGGGGGAGAGGGCCAGGGTGAGGGGGCCGGAAACTGTCTTGATGCTCGACGCCCGCAATGTCTACCGCAAGGTCACGCGCAAGATCTACGACTTCTCGCCCGAGCAAATGCGGAACCTCGCCGCCATCGTCTGGCTCTATCGCGGCCAGCGGGTACGCTTCCTCGAGAAAAAGCGACGCCCGCTCATTGATGCACTGGCCGAGTTGACCGAGGCGCACACCGCCTACCAGGGCGACCGCACGTCGCTCGTCGACGACTTGGAGGCATTCGGCAAAGCCACTATCAAGGCTCTGCCTATTGATAACGACGCCCAACACGCCGCGCGCACGGCGTTCGACGGTAACGCCGAGGCGATCCGCGGCCTGATCAAACAGGTGGACCTACTCTACAAGCTCGCCGTGCGCATCGTGGACCTGGGCACCGAGCTCGATAGTCTCCCTCTCCCAGAGGGCCGGGGTGAGGGTTTTGACCGCCGCGCCACGGCCAAGCTGGTGAAGCAGCTCGACGAGGAGCGCAAGGCCGCCGTCGAACAGCTCAAAGCCGCTGTCTACTTCCACCGGCAGGTGGTATGGCTGCAGGACCGCTTCCCGAACGCCGAGCTGCAGGCCGTGCCGGGACTGGTCAAGCTAGTGGACCGCGCGGAGATCGAGGCCGCCGACTGGAGCCTCACCCCCGGCCGCTACGTCGGCGTCGCGCCGCCGGAAGAGGACGAGGATTTCGACTTCGAGCAGACCCTACAAGACATTCATGTGGAGCTTGCCGACCTCAACAAGGAAGCGGTGGAGCTGGCGGTGAAGATTCAGGAGAACTTCGAGGAGTTGGGGGTATGA
- a CDS encoding Rieske (2Fe-2S) protein, with protein MPRDNHRHSHIDRPAHDEALPDAQFEEALQQSGHQAFGSWRYIAHEKEIPNPGDFLSRTLAHQPIIIVRGEDGQVRVLLNICQHRHVRVCRQERGNATKFICADHGWVYNTKGNLIGLSGPDGHARRFSERRGLTPVPRMEIYQGAIFASLSPDGESLAAALGQLRGKEA; from the coding sequence ATGCCGCGCGATAACCACCGCCACAGTCATATCGACCGCCCTGCGCACGACGAAGCCCTCCCCGATGCGCAATTCGAGGAGGCGCTGCAGCAGAGCGGACACCAAGCCTTCGGTTCATGGCGGTACATCGCCCACGAAAAAGAAATTCCCAACCCCGGCGACTTTCTCTCGCGCACGCTCGCGCACCAGCCGATTATCATCGTGCGTGGCGAAGACGGTCAGGTCCGCGTGCTCTTGAACATCTGCCAACATCGGCATGTTCGCGTATGTCGGCAAGAGCGGGGCAACGCTACAAAGTTTATCTGTGCCGACCACGGCTGGGTGTACAACACCAAAGGCAATCTCATAGGGTTGAGCGGACCGGACGGTCACGCCCGGCGATTTAGCGAACGTCGTGGCCTCACACCGGTGCCAAGAATGGAGATTTACCAAGGCGCGATCTTTGCTAGCCTGAGCCCGGATGGCGAGAGTCTGGCCGCTGCGCTGGGGCAATTGCGAGGGAAAGAGGCATAA